The Oryzias latipes chromosome 1, ASM223467v1 genome contains a region encoding:
- the LOC101169903 gene encoding solute carrier family 22 member 7-like → MKFENVLDEINGFGKFQIMIIGINFLGRFTLPCHFMLSNFIAAVPAHHCDIKSFDNEGIFKNLSWEEKLLVSIPVQQDGTPSSCQMFVEPQYHLLLLSSPNVTEMLTVSCQNGWVYDNTTFKSTITSEWDLVCDKRDKNKASATIFFIGVMFGAISFGSLSDRYGRRVMLLVSYISALIFAVASAFSTTYEMFAVLRFFTGFCITGIVIVSAVLSVEWVDVNHRKLVGVVDSFSWSVWNCVFPGIAYHITDWRWLILCVSSPLILSIITWRWMPESARWLIANGKFEQAQIHLKKCAKMNGAEESSPILSIETLATIIETKKTDQTYSYLDLIRTPKMRKIALSTGILWFCLATAYYGISFNIQGLGLSIYLTQFVYSLIELPAKGTVYYLLDKIGRRPTQMGALLCAAICLGINLVIPKDLSVPRTVVAVIGKGFSSASFSTVVLYCSELYPTVLRQNGFGYNSFMGRLGVALAPFILLLDEVWEKLPQLVLCLLALTGGLVARTLSETRNRFLPETIEDIEQQWKNKKPLS, encoded by the exons TGGGTCGCTTCACTTTGCCCTGCCACTTCATGTTGAGTAATTTTATAGCGGCTGTTCCAGCTCATCACTGTGACATTAAATCTTTTGACAATGaaggtatttttaaaaacttgtctTGGGAAGAGAAGCTCCTTGTCAGTATTCCAGTCCAGCAGGATGGCACTCCAAGTTCCTGTCAGATGTTTGTGGAGCCTCAGTATCATTTGTTGTTGCTAAGCTCCCCTAATGTTACTGAAATGCTAACTGTATCATGCCAAAACGGATGGGTTTATGACAACACAACGTTCAAATCTACAATAACCTCAGAG TGGGATCTGGTGTGTGACAAGCgtgataaaaacaaagcatctGCAACTATCTTTTTCATTGGAGTCATGTTTGGAGCTATATCCTTTGGAAGTCTGAGTGACAG ATACGGCCGGAGGGTCATGCTGCTGGTTTCCTACATATCGGCTCTGATATTTGCTGTTGCCAGTGCTTTTTCCACAACTTACGAGATGTTTGCAGTGCTGAGGTTCTTCACTGGGTTTTGCATTACAGGCATTGTCATCGTCTCAGCAGTCCTCA GTGTGGAGTGGGTGGACGTCAACCACAGGAAGTTGGTAGGAGTGGTTGATAGCTTTTCCTGGTCAGTTTGGAACTGTGTATTTCCAGGAATTGCCTACCATATAACTGACTGGCGTTGGCTGATTCTCTGTGTTTCGTCACCATTAATTTTGAGTATCATCACTTGGAG ATGGATGCCTGAGTCAGCGCGATGGCTTATTGCCAATGGAAAGTTTGAACAAGCTCAGATTCATCTAAAGAAATGTGCCAAGATGAATGGAGCAGAAGAGTCAAGTCCCATCCTGAGTATAGAG ACACTAGCAACGATCATTGAGACGAAGAAAACTGATCAAACCTATTCCTACCTTGATTTGATAAGGACacctaaaatgagaaaaattgcCCTAAGTACAGGTATATTGTG GTTCTGTTTGGCAACCGCATATTATGGCATCAGCTTCAACATCCAAGGCTTAGGCCTCAGCATCTACCTCACTCAATTTGTTTATTCTTTAATTGAACTGCCAGCCAAAGGGACAGTTTACTATTTACTGGATAAGATTGGCAGACGACCCACACAGATGGGAGCTCTGCTGTGTGCCGCTATCTGTCTTGGAATCAACCTTGTCATCCCGAAAG ACTTGTCTGTCCCCAGAACAGTTGTTGCAGTCATTGGGAAAGGGTTTTcctcagcatccttttcaaCCGTTGTGCTGTACTGCTCTGAGCTCTATCCCACTGTGCTGAG gCAGAACGGCTTTGGCTACAACTCCTTCATGGGTCGTCTTGGTGTTGCTTTGGCCCCTTTCATCCTCTTACTCGATGAGGTCTGGGAGAAGCTCCCACAGTTGGTCTTGTGCCTTCTGGCTCTAACAGGAGGACTGGTGGCGAGGACGCTTTCAGAAACACGCAACAGATTCCTGCCAGAGACCATAGAGGACATTGAACAGCAGTGGAAGAACAAGAAGCCGCTGTCATGA